The nucleotide window TGGTAAAATTGTGGATATAGCTATAAAAGTTGAAAATGGCCGCAATGTCCATGTTAAAGGTGCTAAAAGAAATGGTGATTTGTTATTAGTTCCATTTGCAAAAGTTGAAAAAGTTGGAGAATTTATTATAGTTACTGAATAGTGTTTAAACCATTTCAGTGAATATTTGTCCAATATATTGCCTTTTTTTTATTTATACTTTTTAATTTTAAATTTTTTTCATATTAATTATACTCTTCCCTATAAAACTATTTTTTATTTTAATAGTTTAAATATTTTTTGAATTATTTTTCCCTGATAAATAATAAAATAGTTTATCTATCTATTTGATAATTTCATCTCTTTTTCACTTGTTGCAATTTTTGCAATAAATGAATCTTTTTTAATTATTTATTTTCATTATAAAAATTTAAATTATAATTTAATTTCATCATACATTCATTTGAACTACTTAAATTTTTTGAGTAGTTAAATTTTCATCCCGTTATTATCTTGAAGAGTATTTTTTTAAATAATTGTATCTTTATTTATCATTTGTTTTATTGAATAGTAAATTATAAAAAATATAGAAAAATTAATAAACAAAATACACCAAAATAAATTAAAGGAGTATCACATCATGGCGAATATAGATTTAAACAAAATAAAAATAATATTACATGATGGTAGTGATGATGTAAGCCAATTTGACTGTAATCATGAAGATATCAATGAATTTATAATTGAAGATGCACTACCTCAAAAAGAAATTATGTTAAATAGTACATATATAGCTAAATATGAGGAAAATATAATAGGGTTCTTCACATTATCCGCAGATAAAATAAAAATAGGCAAATTAGGTGAAGAATATAAAGAAAAATTCAAAAATAAAAAAATCAATTATACTGAATTTCCAGCACTGAAACTAGGGAGATTGGGTGTTGTTAAGCAATACAAAGGACAAAAAATAGGAAGTTTCTTATTAAGATGGATATTTTTTTATGGTATTGAAATGTCTAAAAACATTGGTTTTAGATTTATAACAATAGATTCATATTTAGGTTACCCATATGAATTTTATAAAAAAAATTACTGTAAAGACATTTTAAATGAACAAAACTTAAAAAAAGAAATAAATACTTACGAAAGACTTAAAAATAGAAATAATCCTGAAGCAAATAAAAGAACTGTGCCTTTATTTATGGATTTATATAAATTTAAAACTCTTTTTTCTCAAGGAGATTAGAATCTTTAAACATTTCAATTGTTTCTTTCATAAAAGCCATTTCTTCTAGAGATGCAGGTTCAAACATTTTTTTAACAAATTCGTCAGCATCTTTTCCTTCCAAAGTTGGTGTTGGTGCAATTGGTTCTGCCATAATATTTCCCTCCATGATAAATATTTATTAACTAACAATTATATTGTCTTTTATTATATATATTTGTTTTGTTATAAATTATCTTCAATATATTAATACAATGATTAATTCCACTATAAATATTTAATTATTTATTTTTTTGAAATATGTAAAATAAAAAAATAAAAAATGAGGTCAAATAAATTTAAATTTTATCCTGAGATTTGTATGTTCAAATACCCCAATCCAACATCATATAATATTAATCATAATACTCTTAATCAGATGTTTTTTTCTTCCATAACGACAGAATATTTTTCTATTTTTATAATTTTTAGAACTTACAAAAATTCACAAACTCATAAATATATTACAACAATATGCAATATAAAAGTTACTAAAAATTAAAATAGAATATTATGCTCAAAATATTCT belongs to Methanobrevibacter sp. TMH8 and includes:
- a CDS encoding GNAT family N-acetyltransferase — encoded protein: MANIDLNKIKIILHDGSDDVSQFDCNHEDINEFIIEDALPQKEIMLNSTYIAKYEENIIGFFTLSADKIKIGKLGEEYKEKFKNKKINYTEFPALKLGRLGVVKQYKGQKIGSFLLRWIFFYGIEMSKNIGFRFITIDSYLGYPYEFYKKNYCKDILNEQNLKKEINTYERLKNRNNPEANKRTVPLFMDLYKFKTLFSQGD